A window of Sphingobacterium sp. SRCM116780 contains these coding sequences:
- a CDS encoding N-acetylmuramoyl-L-alanine amidase codes for MKYLLKFIFAIFPIWIYAQTPKIIQKPITWNAEREQLSLDYLKNRHGVIQEKAVIKPTMIVVHWTANNSVKATFATFNPVRLPGRPELTKASPLNVSSQYVIDRDGTIYQFLPDTVFARHTIGLNYCAIGIENIGGDKFPLTTAQLDANEALIRQLKKKYPIEFVLGHHEYTAFRKTKYWKETDPNYITSKSDPGNDFMVKLRKRLTDLHLSAIAK; via the coding sequence ATGAAATATCTTTTGAAATTCATTTTTGCTATATTTCCAATTTGGATTTATGCCCAAACACCGAAAATCATTCAAAAACCAATCACTTGGAATGCGGAACGAGAGCAATTGTCACTCGATTATTTGAAAAATCGACATGGTGTTATACAGGAAAAAGCTGTTATAAAGCCAACGATGATAGTGGTACATTGGACAGCAAACAATAGTGTAAAGGCTACCTTTGCTACTTTTAATCCTGTTCGATTACCAGGTAGGCCTGAGCTCACAAAAGCCAGTCCCTTGAATGTTTCTTCCCAATATGTTATTGATCGGGATGGCACCATTTACCAATTTCTTCCTGATACGGTGTTTGCAAGACATACAATTGGTTTAAATTATTGTGCAATCGGTATTGAGAATATAGGGGGAGACAAGTTCCCACTCACTACAGCACAATTGGATGCCAACGAAGCACTTATTCGTCAGTTAAAAAAGAAATACCCAATTGAATTTGTTTTAGGTCATCATGAGTATACAGCTTTTCGCAAAACAAAATATTGGAAAGAAACAGATCCCAACTACATCACCAGTAAATCAGATCCTGGAAATGACTTTATGGTAAAATTGAGAAAAAGATTGACAGATTTACACTTGTCTGCTATAGCGAAATAA
- a CDS encoding exo-beta-N-acetylmuramidase NamZ domain-containing protein encodes MKKLFAFLAFTSILSFISCASKSAIIGNTSKNQPAHVLTGADQLSRYLPKLNGKKVGIMGNQTSIVGASKEHLVDVLLREKVDLKFAFAPEHGFRGDVERGEKFANDVDSKTGLPLYTLYGGNEKQDSIVNSIDVMIFDLQDVGARFYTYITSLHRVMELCAKYNKKLIVLDRPNPNGDQVDGPVRKDDKFKSAVSWHKIAMVHGLTIGELAKMINGEKWLADGKQCDVTIVPVQGYNHKMMYDLPVIPSPSLPNQLSVRLYLSLCLFEGTDISVGRGTDWPFQIIGYTNPVYGSFTFTPGDRHGMSKHVEGKGAINYGVDLRNIVPATHKFTLSYLLDFYNKTPDKSTFFARPEFFDKLAGTDQLRKQIMAGETEDQIRASWADDLKEYKQMRKKYLLYPDFE; translated from the coding sequence ATGAAAAAGCTATTTGCATTTCTTGCATTTACGAGTATTCTTTCATTCATTTCATGTGCTAGCAAATCAGCTATTATTGGTAATACCTCTAAGAATCAACCCGCTCATGTCCTTACTGGAGCGGATCAATTATCGCGCTATTTACCAAAATTGAACGGTAAGAAGGTCGGTATAATGGGTAATCAAACTTCCATCGTAGGCGCATCTAAAGAGCATTTAGTTGACGTATTGTTGCGTGAAAAAGTAGATTTGAAATTTGCCTTTGCTCCTGAGCATGGCTTTCGCGGCGATGTAGAACGAGGGGAGAAATTTGCTAATGATGTAGATTCAAAAACGGGTCTTCCACTATATACGTTATATGGGGGCAATGAAAAGCAAGATTCCATTGTCAATTCAATTGATGTGATGATTTTTGATTTGCAAGATGTTGGCGCTCGCTTTTACACATACATCACCTCCTTACATCGGGTAATGGAGTTGTGTGCAAAATATAATAAAAAATTAATCGTGTTGGATCGTCCTAATCCAAATGGAGATCAAGTTGATGGTCCTGTTCGTAAAGACGATAAATTCAAATCTGCTGTTTCTTGGCATAAAATAGCTATGGTGCATGGTTTGACAATTGGTGAATTAGCGAAAATGATTAATGGGGAAAAATGGTTAGCGGATGGAAAACAATGTGATGTAACGATCGTGCCTGTTCAAGGATATAATCATAAGATGATGTATGATCTACCTGTTATTCCTTCTCCTAGCTTACCCAACCAACTTTCTGTTCGTTTGTATTTATCACTTTGTCTTTTTGAAGGAACGGATATTTCTGTGGGACGTGGAACAGACTGGCCATTTCAAATCATTGGTTATACAAATCCTGTATATGGATCATTCACATTCACTCCTGGAGATCGTCATGGGATGTCTAAACATGTTGAAGGTAAAGGAGCTATTAATTACGGTGTAGACTTGCGAAATATCGTTCCGGCTACCCATAAATTTACGTTAAGTTACTTATTGGATTTCTATAATAAGACACCAGATAAATCAACGTTTTTTGCTAGACCAGAATTTTTTGATAAGCTGGCAGGGACTGATCAGCTAAGAAAACAGATCATGGCAGGTGAAACAGAAGATCAAATCAGAGCTTCTTGGGCAGATGATTTAAAGGAATATAAACAGATGCGTAAAAAGTATTTATTATACCCTGATTTTGAATAA